The following are from one region of the Synechococcus sp. CBW1108 genome:
- a CDS encoding cation diffusion facilitator family transporter, translating into MPAPGLNDNRLQVKRVLLVALAVNISMTLLKLVLGLLTGSLAVLADAMHSATDGFSSLLGLLTNGLSDPEPDRDHPYGHHKYEAIGALAIAAFILFTAFEILQTAVDRLLAGLQPLRLEGQELWLLLMVLGFNILLASYERSEGSRLGSQLLKADAAHTSSDVWTTAVVLVGLSAAVWLKLPWLDVALAIPLCLLLVRVCWTVLRTNLPLLVDQIAIAPEAIHQVAMDVPGVLNCHDIASRGVLGQQVFIDMHMVVDANDLPTAHRITELVEEHLEARFGRVRCTIHLEPREYASAAITFKGTHG; encoded by the coding sequence TTGCCAGCGCCGGGGCTGAACGACAACCGCCTCCAGGTGAAGCGGGTGCTGTTGGTGGCCCTGGCCGTCAACATCAGCATGACCCTGCTGAAGTTGGTGCTGGGCTTGCTCACCGGATCCCTGGCGGTGCTTGCCGATGCCATGCACAGCGCCACCGACGGGTTTTCGAGCCTGCTGGGCCTGCTGACCAACGGGTTGTCCGATCCCGAACCGGACCGGGACCACCCCTACGGTCACCACAAATACGAGGCCATCGGGGCCCTGGCGATCGCCGCCTTCATCCTTTTCACGGCCTTTGAAATCCTGCAGACGGCCGTCGATCGACTACTTGCCGGGCTCCAACCCCTGCGGCTCGAGGGCCAGGAGTTGTGGCTGCTGCTAATGGTGCTGGGCTTCAACATCCTGCTGGCCAGCTACGAGCGCTCCGAGGGCAGTCGGCTGGGCAGCCAACTGCTCAAGGCCGATGCAGCCCACACCAGCAGCGACGTCTGGACCACCGCCGTGGTGCTGGTTGGGCTCTCCGCTGCGGTGTGGCTGAAGCTGCCCTGGCTGGATGTGGCCCTGGCCATCCCCCTGTGCCTGTTGCTGGTGAGGGTGTGTTGGACCGTGCTGCGCACCAATCTGCCGCTGCTGGTCGATCAGATCGCCATTGCCCCTGAGGCGATTCACCAGGTGGCCATGGACGTGCCGGGGGTGCTCAACTGCCACGACATCGCCAGTCGGGGGGTGCTGGGCCAACAGGTGTTCATCGACATGCACATGGTGGTGGATGCCAACGACCTGCCCACCGCCCATCGGATCACCGAGCTGGTGGAGGAACACCTGGAGGCCAGATTCGGCCGGGTGCGCTGCACTATCCACCTCGAACCGCGGGAATATGCCAGCGCTGCGATCACCTTCAAGGGGACCCATGGCTGA
- a CDS encoding DUF760 domain-containing protein: MFNPEFLTTDNEAISGNSLIQYLQEQSPDVLQRVARSASGDIQDIIRHNVQGLLGMLPGEQFEVKIQTSRDNLAGLLASAMMTGYFLRQMEQRMELDTSLLGCGDLDTELDADPGELRS, from the coding sequence ATGTTCAACCCGGAGTTCCTGACCACCGACAACGAGGCGATCAGCGGTAACTCGCTGATCCAGTACCTCCAGGAACAATCGCCGGACGTGCTGCAGCGCGTGGCCCGTTCCGCCAGTGGTGACATCCAGGACATCATCCGCCACAACGTGCAGGGGTTGCTGGGCATGCTGCCCGGCGAACAATTTGAGGTGAAGATCCAAACCAGCCGGGACAACCTGGCCGGCCTGCTCGCCTCGGCGATGATGACCGGTTACTTCCTGCGCCAGATGGAACAGCGGATGGAGCTGGATACCAGCCTGCTGGGCTGTGGCGATCTGGATACGGAACTGGACGCCGATCCCGGCGAACTCAGGTCTTAG
- the menD gene encoding 2-succinyl-5-enolpyruvyl-6-hydroxy-3-cyclohexene-1-carboxylic-acid synthase, with protein sequence MALAPRNLEAALVLLAALMRHGLSQVVLCPGSRSAALAQAAGLLEAHGLGLYTCVDERSAAFFALGLGRASGQAAAVITTSGTAVANLLPAAVEADYGAIPLLLITADRPDQLKGCGANQSVNQECFLAASVRWLGQGAGAGLAAMADGAIAELAHAALLAARGSSQAPGPVHLNLPFAEPLHADGPALLQARAALEAAPPPPPAAVAASLASPAPVLPGPLPDLDRPGLVVAGPWRGFPQHWQAHVEALGRWQRRTGWPLLADGLSGLRGQAQLELVAGYDLLLDCPDHCLDPDLRPAQVLRLGPLPASRRLQRWLAELGGPQWLVSEADSRCLDPLGSGCQQSAAGLAGWMALWPDACWQARPDPACLELAAAWRRREGDLQTLLAGALPAAAAEPALARLLGHALPAGVPLVIANSSPVRDWESFGDPAAPWRPVYSFRGASGIDGTLSSACGVAEALGQAVLLSGDLALLHDSHGWLWQRQLQGRLTVILINNGGGGIFEQLPIRTMPAAALDFERLFAMPQPLDPLALAAAYGVPGRRVGAAGDLAGDLAAELAHQLAWALQQPMAMLELLTDRRSDASLRQALRRMATTAMLQP encoded by the coding sequence GTGGCGTTGGCCCCCCGCAACCTGGAGGCGGCGCTGGTGCTCCTGGCGGCGCTCATGCGCCATGGCTTGTCCCAGGTGGTGCTCTGCCCGGGCAGCCGCTCCGCAGCCCTGGCCCAGGCAGCCGGCCTACTGGAGGCCCATGGGCTCGGTCTATACACCTGCGTGGATGAGCGCTCCGCCGCCTTTTTTGCCCTGGGGCTGGGCCGGGCCTCGGGCCAGGCGGCAGCGGTGATCACCACCTCCGGAACTGCCGTCGCCAACCTGCTGCCGGCAGCGGTGGAGGCCGATTACGGCGCCATCCCCCTGCTGTTGATCACGGCGGATCGGCCCGACCAGCTCAAGGGCTGCGGCGCCAACCAAAGTGTCAACCAGGAGTGTTTCCTGGCGGCGAGTGTGCGCTGGCTGGGCCAGGGCGCTGGCGCTGGCCTGGCCGCCATGGCCGATGGGGCCATCGCCGAGCTGGCCCACGCCGCCCTGCTGGCCGCCCGGGGCTCCAGCCAGGCCCCGGGGCCGGTGCATCTCAACCTTCCCTTTGCCGAGCCGCTCCACGCCGACGGTCCTGCCCTGCTCCAGGCCAGGGCAGCCCTTGAAGCCGCACCGCCGCCCCCGCCAGCTGCCGTGGCGGCTTCACTCGCCTCGCCAGCTCCGGTCTTGCCTGGGCCGCTGCCCGACCTCGATCGCCCCGGCCTGGTGGTGGCGGGCCCCTGGCGCGGCTTCCCCCAGCACTGGCAGGCCCACGTGGAGGCCCTGGGTCGCTGGCAAAGGCGCACGGGTTGGCCCCTGCTGGCCGATGGCCTCAGCGGCCTGCGTGGCCAGGCCCAGCTGGAGCTGGTGGCGGGCTACGACCTGCTGCTGGATTGCCCCGACCATTGCCTCGATCCAGACCTGCGGCCAGCCCAGGTGCTGCGGCTGGGTCCCCTGCCGGCCAGCCGGCGCCTGCAGCGCTGGCTGGCAGAGCTGGGCGGCCCCCAGTGGTTGGTGAGTGAGGCCGATTCCCGCTGCCTCGATCCCCTCGGCAGCGGCTGCCAGCAGAGCGCGGCGGGGCTCGCCGGCTGGATGGCGCTCTGGCCAGACGCCTGCTGGCAGGCCAGGCCCGACCCGGCCTGCCTGGAGTTGGCTGCGGCCTGGCGGCGGCGGGAGGGGGACCTGCAGACCTTGCTCGCCGGCGCCCTGCCCGCGGCGGCGGCGGAGCCGGCCCTGGCGCGGCTGCTGGGCCATGCCCTGCCGGCGGGCGTGCCCCTGGTGATCGCCAACAGCAGCCCCGTGCGCGACTGGGAGAGCTTCGGGGATCCAGCCGCGCCCTGGCGGCCCGTGTACAGCTTCCGGGGGGCTTCCGGCATCGATGGCACCCTCTCGAGTGCCTGCGGTGTGGCCGAGGCCCTGGGTCAGGCGGTGTTGCTCAGCGGTGATCTGGCGCTGCTGCACGACAGCCACGGCTGGCTGTGGCAGCGCCAACTCCAGGGCCGACTCACCGTGATCCTGATCAACAATGGCGGCGGCGGCATCTTTGAGCAGCTGCCGATCCGCACCATGCCGGCGGCGGCCCTCGATTTCGAGCGGCTGTTCGCCATGCCCCAGCCCCTCGATCCGCTGGCCCTGGCGGCCGCCTATGGGGTGCCGGGACGCAGGGTGGGGGCGGCCGGGGATCTGGCCGGTGATCTAGCGGCTGAGCTGGCCCACCAACTGGCTTGGGCCCTGCAGCAGCCCATGGCCATGCTGGAGCTGCTCACCGACCGCCGCTCCGACGCCAGCCTGCGCCAGGCCCTGCGCAGAATGGCCACCACAGCCATGCTGCAGCCGTGA
- a CDS encoding DUF4336 domain-containing protein: MSDQFWAWWPLLPLYPYGRRRTLVRELIPGQVWSLEQLQGVFYVAVPIRMTVLRLQAGLLLYAPVPPTGEVRAALAELERQHGQVRTIVLPTSSGLEHKLPVPAMARAFPQAQVWVTPRQWSFPLPLPLSWLGFPAGRTRVLFEQGLPHSDELAWIPLGPLDLGLGTFMEVACLHRTSGCLLVTDALVAIGAEPPELFGADPTPLLFHARERGEEPLTDTPDQRRRGWQRLVLFASYLRPAPLDVAGWRELLGGLLAPGLRSPGAYFGLYPFRWQPGWQAEFHRLVPGEQPTLQVAPVLERLVFPRCQSALLAWIRCLAREPQLRWLVPAHYEAPLACRAEQLLELAAELEGRPWAPDGGSWAYLAGIDRALVRWGVVPARPAVAAQERPTA, translated from the coding sequence GTGTCCGACCAGTTCTGGGCCTGGTGGCCCCTGTTGCCGCTCTATCCCTACGGTCGTCGCCGCACCCTGGTGCGCGAGCTGATTCCAGGCCAGGTCTGGAGCCTGGAGCAGCTGCAGGGGGTGTTCTATGTGGCCGTGCCGATCCGGATGACGGTGCTGCGGCTGCAAGCCGGGCTGTTGCTCTACGCCCCGGTGCCCCCCACCGGGGAGGTTCGGGCCGCCCTGGCCGAGCTGGAGCGTCAGCACGGCCAGGTGCGCACCATCGTGCTGCCCACCAGCTCAGGCCTGGAACACAAATTGCCGGTGCCGGCCATGGCCCGGGCCTTTCCGCAGGCCCAGGTGTGGGTGACGCCCCGGCAGTGGAGTTTTCCCCTGCCCCTGCCCCTGAGCTGGCTTGGCTTCCCGGCCGGCCGCACTCGGGTGCTGTTTGAGCAGGGCCTGCCCCACAGCGACGAACTCGCTTGGATACCCCTGGGCCCCCTGGATCTGGGCCTGGGCACCTTCATGGAGGTGGCCTGCCTGCACCGGACCAGTGGCTGCCTGCTGGTCACCGATGCCCTGGTGGCGATCGGCGCCGAGCCGCCGGAGCTGTTTGGCGCCGACCCCACCCCCCTGCTCTTCCACGCCCGGGAGCGGGGCGAGGAGCCGCTCACCGATACGCCGGACCAACGCCGTCGCGGCTGGCAGCGGCTGGTGCTGTTTGCCTCCTACCTGCGGCCCGCTCCGCTGGATGTTGCTGGCTGGCGAGAGCTGCTGGGCGGGCTGCTGGCCCCTGGGCTGCGCAGCCCAGGGGCCTACTTCGGCCTCTACCCCTTCCGCTGGCAGCCAGGCTGGCAGGCCGAATTCCACCGACTGGTGCCGGGCGAGCAGCCGACTCTGCAGGTTGCTCCGGTGCTGGAGCGGCTGGTGTTTCCCCGTTGCCAGTCCGCCCTGCTGGCCTGGATTCGCTGCCTGGCTCGGGAACCGCAGCTGCGCTGGCTGGTGCCGGCCCACTACGAAGCGCCGCTGGCCTGCAGAGCGGAGCAGCTGCTGGAGCTGGCGGCAGAGCTGGAAGGGCGGCCCTGGGCACCCGATGGCGGTAGCTGGGCATACCTGGCGGGCATCGATCGGGCCCTAGTGCGCTGGGGCGTGGTGCCGGCGAGGCCTGCCGTTGCGGCTCAGGAGCGGCCTACGGCCTAA
- a CDS encoding metal ABC transporter substrate-binding protein, with product MPAGFQGLLVALLAGLLVGCRQPSPPRASPLANPSDARPLVLTTFTVLADMARNVAGERLQVRSITRLGAEIHGYEPSPSDLEAAQGADLIVRNGLGLERWADRFIQSADNRAEVTLSEGMRPLLIEGDAYAGKPNPHAWMSPQRAQHYVNRLVQAFSALDPAGAATFRANGEAYKRQLGQLDADLRTALARVPPAQRLLVSCEGAFSYLAHDYGLEEAYLWPVNAESQVTPRRMARLIETVRRRRVPTVFCESTVNANAQREVARAAGARFGGTFYVDSLSDASGPAPTLLKLQRHNVDLIVKGLGPSAAGR from the coding sequence TTGCCCGCAGGGTTCCAAGGTCTGCTGGTCGCTCTGCTGGCCGGTCTGCTGGTTGGCTGTAGACAGCCCTCGCCCCCACGTGCCAGCCCCCTTGCTAACCCCAGCGACGCACGCCCCCTTGTTCTCACCACCTTCACCGTGCTGGCCGATATGGCCCGTAATGTGGCCGGGGAACGCTTGCAGGTGCGTTCGATCACCCGGCTGGGGGCTGAAATCCACGGCTACGAACCCAGCCCTAGTGACCTGGAGGCCGCCCAAGGGGCAGACCTCATCGTCAGGAACGGGCTGGGGCTGGAGCGCTGGGCCGATCGCTTCATCCAATCCGCTGACAATCGAGCCGAGGTCACCCTCAGTGAGGGAATGAGGCCCCTTTTGATTGAGGGCGATGCCTATGCCGGCAAGCCCAATCCCCACGCCTGGATGTCCCCCCAACGCGCCCAGCATTACGTGAACCGGCTGGTACAGGCCTTCTCAGCCCTCGATCCCGCCGGAGCTGCGACCTTTCGGGCCAATGGCGAGGCCTACAAGCGCCAGCTGGGTCAGCTGGATGCGGACCTCCGGACCGCCCTGGCAAGGGTTCCGCCCGCCCAGCGCCTCCTGGTCAGCTGTGAGGGTGCCTTCTCCTATCTGGCCCACGACTACGGGCTTGAGGAGGCCTATCTCTGGCCGGTGAATGCGGAGAGTCAGGTCACTCCCCGACGCATGGCCCGTCTGATCGAGACGGTGCGCCGGCGTCGGGTGCCCACTGTGTTCTGTGAGAGCACGGTGAATGCCAATGCCCAGCGAGAGGTTGCCCGAGCAGCTGGTGCCCGCTTCGGCGGTACCTTCTACGTGGACTCGCTCTCGGATGCTTCTGGCCCCGCTCCCACCTTGCTGAAGCTGCAGCGTCACAACGTCGATCTGATCGTCAAGGGTCTTGGACCCAGCGCAGCTGGCCGCTGA
- a CDS encoding metal ABC transporter permease, with amino-acid sequence MNWLLEPLSHAFMVRALLVSALVGGCCGLLSCYMTLKGWALMGDAVSHAVMPGVVLAYSLGLPFSLGAFIFGVGSVALIGFVKQKSRIKEDTVIGLVFTGFFALGLVLVSKVRSNIDLTHILFGNVLGISLADIWQTLLISALVVAVLLVLRRDLLLFCFDPTHARSIGINTGLLHYTLLSVLSLAAVAGLQTVGVILVVAMLVTPGATAYLLTDRFDRMTLLAIGSSILSSLLGVYISYWTDSSTAGCVVLVQTGLFLLAFLLAPRYGILRGSGPQAP; translated from the coding sequence ATGAACTGGTTGTTGGAGCCCCTCAGTCACGCCTTCATGGTGCGGGCCCTACTGGTCAGTGCCCTGGTTGGCGGCTGCTGCGGTCTGCTCTCCTGCTACATGACCCTTAAAGGCTGGGCCCTGATGGGCGATGCCGTCTCCCATGCGGTAATGCCTGGGGTGGTTCTTGCTTACTCCCTGGGGCTGCCGTTCTCCCTAGGGGCGTTTATCTTCGGGGTGGGATCGGTGGCATTGATCGGCTTCGTCAAGCAGAAGTCGCGAATAAAAGAGGACACGGTGATCGGGCTGGTTTTCACCGGTTTCTTTGCCCTTGGCCTTGTTCTGGTGTCCAAGGTGCGCAGCAATATCGATCTCACCCACATCCTTTTTGGCAATGTGCTGGGTATCTCCCTGGCCGACATTTGGCAGACCCTGCTGATTTCGGCTCTGGTGGTGGCCGTGCTGCTGGTGCTGCGGCGGGATCTGCTGCTGTTCTGTTTCGATCCCACCCATGCCCGCTCGATCGGCATCAATACCGGCCTGCTGCACTACACCCTGCTGTCGGTGCTTTCCCTGGCGGCCGTGGCTGGGTTGCAGACCGTGGGGGTGATCCTGGTGGTGGCGATGCTGGTCACCCCGGGAGCTACGGCCTACCTGCTCACCGATCGCTTCGATCGCATGACCCTGCTCGCCATCGGCAGCAGCATCCTCTCCAGCTTGCTTGGGGTTTACATCAGCTATTGGACCGATAGTTCCACCGCCGGCTGCGTCGTCCTGGTGCAGACAGGTCTGTTTCTGCTGGCCTTTTTGCTGGCCCCCCGTTACGGCATCCTGAGGGGTTCCGGCCCCCAGGCTCCCTAG
- a CDS encoding TM2 domain-containing protein — protein sequence MGSSRRLPPPERRNLALAYGLWALGLVGVCGVHRLYNRKPLSGTLWLLTFGLCFVGQLVDLLLMPELVDQANASWLPLKPSLSVERQLVQLARRSGAAGFSLNDALLELELPAGVESPEVRQEIERLLHAQLLDVGNDERGRVVYREP from the coding sequence ATGGGCAGTAGTCGACGGCTCCCGCCCCCGGAGCGCCGCAATCTGGCCCTGGCCTATGGCCTCTGGGCCCTCGGCCTGGTGGGGGTTTGCGGGGTACATCGCCTCTACAACCGCAAGCCCCTCAGTGGCACCCTCTGGCTGCTGACCTTCGGCCTCTGCTTTGTGGGGCAGCTGGTGGATCTGCTGTTGATGCCCGAGCTGGTCGACCAGGCCAATGCCAGCTGGTTGCCGCTCAAGCCCAGCCTCTCCGTGGAAAGGCAGTTGGTGCAACTGGCCCGCCGCAGTGGCGCGGCGGGTTTCAGCCTCAACGACGCCCTGTTGGAGCTGGAGCTACCCGCCGGGGTCGAGAGCCCCGAGGTGCGCCAGGAAATTGAGCGGTTGCTCCACGCCCAGCTGCTCGATGTCGGCAATGACGAACGGGGCAGGGTTGTGTACCGGGAACCATGA
- a CDS encoding YcjF family protein, with protein sequence MSLRQSIPAPLRPWLPAAAAALGGWLATDALLRLSHLPLSPGFSLAVLLGGAWWLRRPRRTPAARDTDVAGWLERLEQLQTQFGRLEEEPAPQRAEQLAGLRAELGRGGLLLALVGTSPPPAELQPVLVEALRGSEPLLLHWAHPLPAWSAAWRWPEPFEACDGLLHHLRTPLSAADLRWLEALPAGQPAWLLVQTSQAGPALEALALEVRSQLGPGLAQQLLFWNGEPEALAVSLAPLAAQLASGAPGLRQARQLRRLEQLHASWQGDLERLRRQHFLPLQRRTQWLVAAGVVAAPLPSLDLLVLAAANGLMLKEMARLWDCPWNLEQLQAAAAELARASLALGVVEWSSQALAALVKWHGATWLVGSALQALSAAYLTRVVAAAMADMLALSVGVPEPDLEAIKRQAPLLVARAAEAEKLDWSAFLDQGRQWLGAQAGDGVAAIGA encoded by the coding sequence TTGAGCCTGCGTCAGTCCATCCCGGCCCCCCTGCGGCCCTGGCTTCCGGCCGCGGCAGCGGCCCTGGGGGGTTGGCTTGCTACAGATGCCCTGCTGCGGCTCAGCCACCTGCCCCTCTCCCCCGGTTTCAGCCTGGCGGTTCTGCTGGGGGGAGCCTGGTGGCTGCGCCGGCCCCGCCGGACTCCGGCAGCCCGGGACACCGATGTGGCCGGCTGGCTGGAGCGGTTGGAGCAGCTGCAGACCCAGTTCGGCCGGCTTGAGGAGGAGCCCGCCCCCCAGCGTGCCGAGCAATTGGCCGGGCTGCGTGCCGAGCTCGGGCGTGGCGGGCTGCTGCTGGCCCTGGTGGGCACCAGCCCCCCGCCAGCGGAGCTCCAGCCGGTGCTGGTGGAGGCGCTGCGGGGCTCTGAGCCCCTGCTACTGCACTGGGCTCACCCCCTGCCGGCCTGGAGTGCCGCCTGGCGCTGGCCAGAGCCATTTGAGGCCTGCGATGGCCTGCTGCACCACCTGCGCACGCCCCTTTCGGCCGCTGACCTGCGCTGGCTGGAGGCCCTGCCTGCCGGCCAGCCCGCCTGGTTGCTGGTCCAAACCAGCCAGGCGGGACCGGCCCTTGAGGCCCTGGCCCTGGAAGTGCGCTCCCAGCTGGGGCCAGGGCTTGCCCAGCAACTGCTGTTCTGGAACGGGGAGCCCGAGGCCCTGGCCGTCAGCCTGGCGCCCCTGGCCGCCCAGCTGGCCAGCGGGGCCCCAGGCCTGCGCCAGGCCCGCCAGCTGCGTCGGCTCGAGCAGCTGCACGCAAGCTGGCAGGGGGATCTTGAGCGCCTGCGACGTCAGCATTTCCTGCCCCTGCAGCGCCGCACCCAGTGGCTGGTGGCCGCCGGTGTGGTGGCTGCCCCCCTGCCCAGCCTCGACCTGCTGGTGCTCGCGGCGGCCAATGGGCTGATGCTCAAGGAGATGGCCCGGCTCTGGGATTGCCCCTGGAACCTGGAGCAGCTCCAGGCCGCCGCCGCGGAGCTCGCCAGGGCCTCCCTGGCGCTGGGGGTGGTGGAGTGGAGCAGCCAGGCCCTGGCCGCCCTGGTGAAATGGCATGGGGCCACCTGGCTGGTGGGCAGTGCGCTGCAGGCCCTCAGCGCCGCCTACCTCACCCGGGTGGTGGCCGCTGCCATGGCCGACATGCTGGCCCTCTCGGTGGGGGTGCCGGAACCGGATCTCGAGGCGATCAAGCGCCAGGCCCCCCTGCTGGTGGCCAGGGCCGCGGAGGCCGAGAAGCTGGATTGGTCTGCCTTCCTCGACCAGGGGCGCCAGTGGCTGGGCGCTCAGGCTGGGGATGGGGTGGCTGCTATCGGTGCTTAA
- a CDS encoding metal ABC transporter ATP-binding protein, protein MRIEADHLYVDYNGIVALFDASLRLPAGCICGLVGMNGAGKSTLFKCLTGFVRPSRGRVLINGQSVAQAQRHQAVAYVPQNEGIDCSFPISVWEVVMMGRYGAMNLLRLPRSADRLAVREALERVELLDLRDRPIGSLSGGQRKRAFLARAIAQGASVLLLDEPFNGVDVRTEKLMAGLLLQLRQEGSTILISTHDLEHVRDFCDLVVLINKTVLAFGETAKVFTPENLALTFGGLPADLLVGATARCGETGP, encoded by the coding sequence ATGCGCATCGAAGCCGACCACCTCTACGTCGACTACAACGGCATCGTGGCCCTATTCGATGCTTCGCTGCGGCTGCCCGCCGGTTGCATCTGCGGCCTCGTAGGTATGAACGGCGCAGGCAAGTCCACTTTATTCAAATGCCTTACTGGCTTTGTGCGCCCCTCTAGGGGCCGCGTCCTCATCAATGGCCAGAGCGTTGCCCAGGCCCAGCGGCACCAGGCGGTGGCCTACGTGCCCCAGAACGAGGGTATCGACTGCAGTTTTCCCATCTCGGTCTGGGAGGTGGTGATGATGGGTCGATACGGTGCGATGAACCTGCTGCGCCTGCCCCGTTCCGCGGATCGGCTGGCAGTGCGGGAAGCCCTGGAGAGGGTTGAGCTGCTCGATCTGCGCGACCGGCCAATCGGCTCCCTCTCCGGCGGGCAGCGCAAGCGGGCTTTTCTGGCCCGCGCTATCGCCCAGGGAGCCTCTGTGCTTTTGCTAGACGAACCCTTCAACGGCGTGGACGTCCGCACCGAGAAGCTGATGGCCGGGCTGCTTCTCCAGTTGCGCCAGGAGGGAAGCACGATCCTGATCTCAACTCACGACCTAGAGCACGTGCGCGATTTTTGTGATCTGGTCGTTTTGATCAACAAGACCGTGCTCGCCTTCGGCGAGACCGCCAAGGTATTCACCCCCGAAAATCTGGCCCTTACCTTTGGCGGTCTGCCAGCGGATCTGCTGGTGGGGGCGACCGCCAGGTGTGGGGAAACGGGCCCATGA
- the trpS gene encoding tryptophan--tRNA ligase: MPRPRVLSGVQPTGALHLGNWLGAIRNWVALQESHDTYFCVVDLHAITVPHEPARLAEDTLRTAALYLACGIDPQRATVFVQSHVSAHSELAWLLNCVTPLNWLERMIQFKEKAIKQGDQVSVGLLDYPVLMAADILLYDADLVPVGEDQKQHLELARDIAQQRINARFAPRDGAGEPIPLLQVPKPLILQQGARVMSLTDGTAKMSKSDPNEGSRINLLDPPELISKKIKRAKTDPTMGLEFGNPERPEADNLLGLYALLAGRSREQAAVECGSMGWGSFKPLLADAAVEALRPVQEHYLHWRQQPGAVETVLRDGQARATAVAEATLERVRRALGFLPPS, translated from the coding sequence ATGCCACGGCCAAGGGTTCTCTCCGGGGTCCAGCCCACCGGGGCCTTGCACCTCGGCAACTGGCTGGGGGCTATCCGCAACTGGGTCGCCCTGCAGGAGAGCCACGACACCTACTTCTGCGTGGTGGATCTCCATGCCATCACCGTGCCCCATGAGCCGGCCAGGCTCGCCGAGGACACCCTGCGCACCGCCGCCCTCTACCTGGCCTGTGGCATCGACCCCCAGCGCGCCACGGTTTTTGTCCAGAGCCATGTCAGCGCCCACAGCGAACTGGCCTGGCTGCTGAACTGCGTCACGCCGCTCAACTGGCTCGAGCGCATGATCCAGTTCAAGGAAAAGGCCATCAAGCAGGGCGACCAGGTGTCGGTGGGTCTGCTCGATTACCCGGTGCTGATGGCCGCTGACATTCTTCTCTACGACGCCGACCTGGTGCCGGTGGGTGAAGACCAGAAACAACACCTGGAACTCGCCCGCGACATTGCCCAGCAACGCATCAACGCCCGCTTCGCGCCAAGGGATGGGGCGGGGGAGCCGATCCCCCTGCTCCAGGTGCCCAAACCCCTGATCCTCCAGCAGGGTGCCCGGGTGATGAGCCTCACCGACGGCACGGCCAAAATGAGCAAAAGTGATCCGAATGAGGGCTCCCGGATCAACCTGCTGGATCCGCCCGAACTGATCAGCAAGAAGATCAAGCGCGCCAAAACCGACCCCACCATGGGGCTGGAATTCGGCAACCCGGAGCGGCCGGAAGCCGACAACCTGCTTGGCCTCTACGCCCTGCTGGCCGGCAGGAGCCGGGAGCAGGCGGCCGTGGAATGCGGCTCCATGGGCTGGGGCAGCTTCAAGCCCCTGCTGGCCGACGCGGCCGTCGAAGCCCTGCGGCCAGTGCAGGAGCACTACCTCCACTGGCGCCAGCAGCCCGGAGCGGTTGAAACCGTGCTGCGCGATGGCCAGGCCCGGGCCACTGCGGTGGCAGAGGCAACCCTCGAGCGGGTGCGCCGGGCCCTGGGATTTCTGCCCCCCAGCTGA
- the lepB gene encoding signal peptidase I — protein MAPPPDRAANAGPLASLRRQLGPLLVWVALALVLRWVALEPRWIPSGSMLPSLQLQDRVLVEKLRARLHRPLPVGTVVVFHPPAALLDAGYDPNAALIKRVVAEAGDRVEVRDGVLWRNGAPAPLDWSAEPMGYTLPPLNVPPGHLLVLGDNRNASLDSHLWGALPQEAVIGTAVLRYWPPNRIGWLRFSNPGHPPGGAGEVG, from the coding sequence TTGGCTCCCCCCCCTGACCGAGCCGCGAATGCCGGCCCCCTGGCAAGCCTGCGCCGCCAGCTGGGGCCCTTGCTGGTGTGGGTGGCGCTGGCCCTGGTGCTGCGCTGGGTCGCGCTCGAACCCCGCTGGATTCCCTCCGGCTCGATGCTGCCAAGCCTCCAGCTCCAGGACCGGGTGCTGGTGGAGAAGTTGCGCGCCCGCCTGCATCGGCCCCTGCCGGTCGGCACCGTGGTGGTGTTCCACCCGCCAGCGGCCCTGCTCGATGCTGGCTACGACCCAAATGCTGCCCTGATCAAACGGGTGGTGGCCGAGGCGGGGGATCGGGTCGAAGTGCGCGATGGGGTGCTCTGGCGCAACGGGGCACCGGCGCCGCTCGACTGGTCGGCCGAACCGATGGGCTACACACTCCCACCGCTCAACGTGCCCCCAGGCCACCTGTTGGTGCTGGGGGACAACCGCAATGCCAGCCTGGATTCCCACCTCTGGGGGGCCCTGCCCCAGGAGGCGGTGATCGGCACTGCCGTGCTGCGCTACTGGCCCCCCAACCGAATCGGCTGGTTACGGTTCTCCAACCCCGGACATCCCCCTGGTGGAGCCGGAGAGGTGGGGTAG